DNA from Nyctibius grandis isolate bNycGra1 chromosome 15, bNycGra1.pri, whole genome shotgun sequence:
GCCCCGAGAGGGTCCCTGAGGctgtcccttccctccccagtgTACTACGAGGGCCTGCAGGACAAACTGGCCCAGATCCGGGACGCGCGCGGGGCTCTGAACGCGCTGCGGGAGGAGCATCGGGAGAAGCTGCGCCGTGCAGCCGAGGAGGCAGAGCGCCAGCGCCAGATCCAGCTGGCCCAGAAGCTGGAGATCATGAGGCAGAAGAAGCAGGTGAGGCAGGGAAGCGTTTCCAGGGTATCCAGGGCCACGTCAGCCCGCAGGGACGGCCGTCCTGGCCCAAGGGGACGCTGCGGTGTCCCAGCTTCTAGCCATCACGGCCCTGTTCCCACAGGAGTACCTGGAGATGCAGCGTCAGTTGGCCATCCAGCGActgcaggagcaggagaaggagaggcagatgcgcctggagcagcagaagcagaccATCCAGATGAGAGCCCAGATGCCAGCCTTCTCGCTGCCTTACGCCCAAGTACGGCTGCTGCGCCAGAGACCCTCCTGCCAGGTCCCAGGGGCCGTGGCCTAAAGCTTGTTCTTCCCTCAACAGCTCCAGGCCGTGCCCGCAGCCAGCGGGGTGATCTACCAGCCCTCTGGGCCCACCAGCTTCCCCGGCACCTTCAGCCCGGCCGGCTCCGTGGAGGGCTCTCCCATGCACAGCGTGTACATGAACCAGGCGGCACAAGGGGGCACGGGGCCGTACACCGCGATGCCCGTCACAGGGACAGGTACGTCGGCCAGCTGAGCCCACGCGGGCGGAGGCTGAGCGCGGGGTGCCTGCTTCAGCCTCTGCCCTCTCCGCCCCAGATCCCGGCATGGTGAACGCCTACATGTACCAGGCGGGGGCTGGCAGCGGGCAGGCGGCTCAGCAGGCGCCGGCGGTGCCCACCACCACCCCGGCGTACTCGTCCTACCAGCCGACTCCAACGCAGGGCTACCAGGCAAGTGAGGGCAGCATCCCCGCAGCCGGAGCAGAGCAGCTCGCGGCCGGGGGGGGTGAGGGCCGGGGCGTTCTGGGGGGCTGGTATTCACCCCCTCTCTGATGGGGAGAAGTGGCTGGTTGGTCCCAGATCTCtggatctgctgctgctttcgccGTGGGTGTGGGTTGGGGTCAGAGCCAGTTCTGGGCTCTGGAGAGCCCCGGAGCCCCTGGGGTGTGGGTTTGGGGTGCGCCGTCTCTGCCGGCACCCCTCTcaccagcctctcctccccagaGCGCAGCCTCGCAGTCGCAGAGCATCCCGGCCATCTCGCAGGCCGCCCAGTCGGGCGCCATGGGCTACATGGGCAGCCAGTCGGTCTCCATGGGCTACCAGCCCTACAGCATGCAGGTGAGCACTCCCTCCTCTTGGCACCGGGGGGGATGAGGTCTGGGTGGGCTCCAGCCTGTGGAGCCCTCCTGGGGCGGAGGCCGCGGGCCTTCCCCTGTGCCCTGCGGGCGCTGCgcgtcccccagcccccctgaCGGCCGCCCCTCGCTCCCGCAGGGCCTCATGTCTGCGCTGCCGGGGCAGGACGCGGCGCTGAGCAGCCTGCCCGCCCAGCAGCCCTACCtgcccgggcagcagcccctctACCAGCAGGTGAGTGCTGCGgccgcggggggccggggccccGGAGCGGGCGCGTTTGCTAACGAAGCCGCCTCGTCTGTTCTAGATGGCACCTGCTGGGGGGGGcccgcagcagcagccgcccccgccggcGCCCGCCCCGGTGCAGCCGCCgccgggcagcggggaggcCCAGCTCATCTCCTTCGACTGACCCCGGCGCGGGGGGTCCCCGCAACACTACACCGCGTCCGGAACCGCGTCTGTTCTTAGCtgccccctcagccccccacccctgcctggCCTGGGGACGCGGCACCGCGGGGTCTCAGCACCGGCACCGGGGACCCCGCAGCGGGAGAGCAGCCCCACACCTGCTCCCGGGGGCTGCGCTCCCGTCCCCGGCtcacccacccccccaccccgggagCCTGCGGGGGCGCCGGCCTGCGCCCCCCCTGGGAGCAGTGCTGCCGGCCGGCCCCCGTCCCGCTGCCCGggccccgcgctgcccgcccctgcccagccccggccccgccagcGCCCTCTCCCCGCCCGGGCCCGCGGCACCGGgcctgtccccgtccccgcgGCACAGCCGCGCGCTCCCGCGGGGGAGACCGAGCGCGAATGGTGATAATAAAGTGTTCGGAACGAGCTGCGGCCCGGTGTGCTGGGGCGCGGGGCCCGCCGGGGTGCTGGGGCGGCGCCGGTGACAGGGGCAGACCGGGGCTAGCGAGTCCCGGCGGACCCGGCGGCTAGAGCGCCGCCTCACCATCGAGCCGCGGCGCCGGCGCCTAgagcgggcggcgcgggggccgcCGGGACCATCGAGCGCGGGGCAGAGCGCCGCCGTGTCCTCCGGCCGCCATGCTGCCCGCCGCCCGCGCGCTGCtgccgcgccgcccgccgcccgcctggCGCTGGGCCCCCCCCGGGCCGCGGGCGCTGGGCACGGGCCGCGCGCGGCGCTCCGAGGCGCTGGCCGGGGCGCCGCTGGACACGGCCGCCAAGGAGTACTCGCCCAAGGTGCGGCAGCTGGTGCGGGACATCGCGGGGCTGACGCTGCTGGAGGTGGCCGACCTCAACGCGCTGCTCAAGGTGGGTGGCGAGGGGCGGCTCGGACCGGCCCCCCCGGCTCGGCTCGGACCGGACCGGCCCCCTCGGttcggctcggctcggcccggcccggcccccgggCGCCGCCTCACCGGCCGCCGGTGCCGCTGCTCTTCCCGCAGGAGACGCTGAAGATCCCGGACGTGGCGGTGATGCCGGCggctgcctccctgctgccctcccaggCGGCTCCGCAGGTACCGGGGCTCTCCGGGGAGGGGTCGGGGGTTGGGCCCCCGGGGGCTCTGTGCTGGCCTGGCGGGTCCCCAcgcggggggcgcggcggggagggCCGCGGGGCCTGGCCGGGTGTCTTCACCGAGCTCTGGCTGCttccaggaggaggaggaggtgccggtcaagaaagagaaaacacatttcaccGTCCGGCTGACGGAGATGAAACCTACCGACAAGGTGAAGCTGATCAAGGAGGTGAAGAACTTCGTGCCAGGAATCAACCTGGTGCAGGTGAGGATGGGGCTGCCCAAGGCTCCGGTCACCCCCCGTGTCGCCCCCGGGCCCGAACGGGTTCTGAAGCACGTTGCAGCAGCAGCCTCGGTCCTCTGTTCAAAAGGGAGCCTGGATTTCCGTGCTCAGAGCAGCCTGCCTGGGGGCTGCAAAGACGCGGATGAGATGGAGGGCAGGGGCCGGTTGcatctgttttcagagaagGCTGTTCCCTCCCCGCTGCGCTGTGTGGCCAACGGCTGAGCCCCTGGCAGAAGCGGTGGGGTGAAAGAGGTGGCTCAGAGCAGAGACCCCAAAGCCCTCCGTGCCAGCCTCGCCTTCCCCACGTCCCAGAGCTGCCGTGGGCTTTCCTGCAGGCCTCGGGAGCAGCCAGCACTCCTCGCTGCAGCTGACTGTGGCTCACCTTCCCCTCAaggtttttgctttcttaaggCCGACGTATTTCTGAGTTTAGACAAGTTTCTCACACTTCTTGCAGCCCGCGCTTCCAGTGCTTCTCAGAGCTCTTCTCTTTGTAGGTGATGCCTCCTCCTTTCCTCGGAGGAAACGGGCCTTTCGCCGTCCTGAGCAGCGTCTGAGCAATGCTGTGGGCTCAGAACAAAGAGCGGGTGATACAGCTGCTACTGCGGAAGCATTTAACCTGCTTCAGTTCTCCACTGGATGATGCTTCCGTATCGTGGGGATAACAGTAGCACTTTATCCAGTTGCAAGGATGAAGCATTGAGCATTGTAAAACCTGCTGTTGTTTGTAGCCTGGGATGTCAGGATTTGCAGAACATCTTCTGCCCCGTTCACGTTGGGGTGTCGCAATGCAAACAACTTGATAACAGAGAAACTCTGGTGGCAGAGACGTGAGTCTTGTTGGCCCACGGGGATAATTAACTGACTGTCAGCTCAGTTACTCTGGCAGATGTTTATCCATTGTCGGTCCCAAGCAAACATTAAGATACCCAAACCCTGTAACGGGCACAGTCAGCGGGTGGTTAAAGGCTGTCTGGAGAACCAACGCTAAGACAGCTTGGCTTAGTGCGTGGGGCCTGTCAAGCAGGCTGGTCCCAGTTCTGGTGCAGGTTGTTGGGGGTGAACTTTGTCCCGTGTGACTCACCCGACGGGGTGTTTTGGTTAAAACCCGCACGCACAGAACAAACCGCTGCTGACGGTTCTGTCTGCGGAGCTTGTACTCAAGGTGTAGCTGATAAATTCTCATTGTAAACTTTACTGCCATGCAGTTGAGGTGGTTTTAATGAGACTGGCAGGGAATCTATTCTGCATATCTCGTCTGCCCAGGGCCTGTCGTGGTGCGGgtccagctggggctgggccctgctctcagctgcttcCTGTGGCCGAGGCAGCTTTGGAACAGAAGTCAAGCATTAGTGAGCGAGGATCTTGAATAACCGTGGTTGTGCTGCCTGTCCCCCTCTCAGCGAGCCAGCACAGGCTCCCTGCTGGACGCTGTCCTGGTGAGGGCAGGCCTGTGCACCCGCACAGCTGCACCTTCTCAGCCCCACCACGGACACGCCGTCGCTGCGCCCAGCGTGAACTGGAACAACAAAACCTTCTGTCTGTCAGCAACGGTCCATTGTCGGGGGCCAAATACCGGCAGTGCCACGCGGCAGAGAGCTGGCAGCGGCTCTTCACCGTAGGAACCTCCCCggggtttgtttttaaggagCTGAACAgctttgttgctgctgctgggtgtAAGAGCAAGAGCGTCTGTGCAGCAGGGGCTTGTCCTCCCGGCTCCCTCCTGTCTACAGCAGCGCTGCAGGAAGCCCCTTTAGATCAGCCCAGCGGCTTTGCAGCTCGCCTTAAACATCGCGGCGCTGCAGAGTGCCAGGAGTTTTGTACAGAAAGTTCTGAAAATGTCGAGATTGTGTAGTCAAGGGTAGCCTGTGCtggagctctttttttttacccgGTACAGCGGATTCCTGCgcagcctctcctccctgccGGCGGAAATATGCGAACCAAAACACTGGTGCTGAGAAAGGTCACCCCGGCACGGGCCGGTAGCTGCCTCGGTGGCTCTGCGCGCGTCCCTGGCACCTTCTCGGGCTGGGGCTGCGCAGCTGGGAGCACCGTGCACACCGTGGGAGGAATTTATGGGCAATTAGTCGACGAAAAAGGCCTCCCAGGGCTGTGGTGG
Protein-coding regions in this window:
- the MRPL12 gene encoding large ribosomal subunit protein bL12m; its protein translation is MLPAARALLPRRPPPAWRWAPPGPRALGTGRARRSEALAGAPLDTAAKEYSPKVRQLVRDIAGLTLLEVADLNALLKETLKIPDVAVMPAAASLLPSQAAPQEEEEVPVKKEKTHFTVRLTEMKPTDKVKLIKEVKNFVPGINLVQAKKLVESLPQEIKANAAKEEAEKIKAALEAAGGTVVLE